The following proteins are co-located in the Canis aureus isolate CA01 chromosome X, VMU_Caureus_v.1.0, whole genome shotgun sequence genome:
- the XG gene encoding glycoprotein Xg isoform X1, with the protein MGSRWGLLCITMLGFLMRTQGQRDFDLADALDDPEPTKKPSSDLYPKPRPPYQPQPQPGMPDHGGGIYPRPRPPPPPPPRPRPQPGISDGGGGYFGNTDPHDGRYPPRPKPPAGGGGGYYPGNDGYGGTHGGGRPRPKTYGNTYGGDGHSTYGNPQGNTVAKIVSPIVSVLVVTLVGAAAGYCQRNRRQNCFTPNEPAHV; encoded by the exons GTCAACGTGACTTTGACTTGGCCGACGCTCTGGATGACCCTG AACCCACCAAGAAGCCAAGCTCAG ACCTGTACCCAAAGCCGAGACCCCCGtaccagccccagccccagcccgggaTGCCGGACCACGGTGGAG GGATCTACCCGAGGCccaggccgcccccgcccccgcccccgcgcccgcgcccgcagcCCGGCATTTCTGACGGCGGAGGAG GGTACTTTGGCAACACCGACCCGCATGACGGCCGCTACCCGCCCAGGCCCAAGCCGCCCGCAG GAGGCGGTGGCGGCTACTACCCCGGCAACGACGGCTACGGCGGCACTCACG GAGGCGGGCGCCCTAGACCCAAGACTTACGGGAATACCTATG GCGGAGATGGACACTCGACTTACGGCAACCCCCAAG GCAACACGGTAGCGAAGATCGTGTCTCCCATCGTGTCGGTGCTGGTGGTGACGCTGGTGGGCGCGGCGGCCGGTTACTGCCAGCGCAACAGGAGGCAAAACTGTTTCACGCCAAACG AACCAGCGCACGTCTGA
- the XG gene encoding glycoprotein Xg isoform X2, whose translation MGSRWGLLCITMLGFLMRTQGQRDFDLADALDDPERCVVFPADLYPKPRPPYQPQPQPGMPDHGGGIYPRPRPPPPPPPRPRPQPGISDGGGGYFGNTDPHDGRYPPRPKPPAGGGGGYYPGNDGYGGTHGGGRPRPKTYGNTYGGDGHSTYGNPQGNTVAKIVSPIVSVLVVTLVGAAAGYCQRNRRQNCFTPNEPAHV comes from the exons GTCAACGTGACTTTGACTTGGCCGACGCTCTGGATGACCCTG AACGCTGTGTCGTGTTCCCCGCAGACCTGTACCCAAAGCCGAGACCCCCGtaccagccccagccccagcccgggaTGCCGGACCACGGTGGAG GGATCTACCCGAGGCccaggccgcccccgcccccgcccccgcgcccgcgcccgcagcCCGGCATTTCTGACGGCGGAGGAG GGTACTTTGGCAACACCGACCCGCATGACGGCCGCTACCCGCCCAGGCCCAAGCCGCCCGCAG GAGGCGGTGGCGGCTACTACCCCGGCAACGACGGCTACGGCGGCACTCACG GAGGCGGGCGCCCTAGACCCAAGACTTACGGGAATACCTATG GCGGAGATGGACACTCGACTTACGGCAACCCCCAAG GCAACACGGTAGCGAAGATCGTGTCTCCCATCGTGTCGGTGCTGGTGGTGACGCTGGTGGGCGCGGCGGCCGGTTACTGCCAGCGCAACAGGAGGCAAAACTGTTTCACGCCAAACG AACCAGCGCACGTCTGA